Proteins encoded together in one Coffea arabica cultivar ET-39 chromosome 2c, Coffea Arabica ET-39 HiFi, whole genome shotgun sequence window:
- the LOC113725851 gene encoding gibberellin 2-beta-dioxygenase 8 → MEGSHDPPFQEQYNSLFNKSPDTGPKYANDYDLFIVQECELPLIDLAQLNSGELARERCKKDIARASQEWGFFQVLNHGISREILDKMRSEQIKAFKKPFHEKMNESGFGLLAGSYRWGTPSATCLKQLAWSEAFHVPLNAISGLGGRSSLSSTMEKFAKTMSELAHKLAEILAENMGHKSTFFRQTCLPSTCYLRMNRYPPCPISPRVYGLMPHTDSDFITVLHQDQIGGLQLVKDGKWISVKPNPEALIINIGDLFQAWSNGVYKSVEHRVVTNMLKERYSIAFFLCPSYETTIKSCVDPSVYRKFSFREYRDQVQEDVKKFGYKVGLTRFLV, encoded by the exons ATGGAAGGTTCGCACGATCCACCATTCCAAGAGCAGTACAATAGCTTGTTCAACAAATCACCAGATACAGGTCCCAAGTATGCTAACGACTACGACCTTTTCATCGTACAAGAGTGCGAGCTTCCGCTGATCGATCTTGCTCAGCTAAACTCGGGCGAGCTTGCCAGGGAGAGGTGCAAGAAGGATATAGCTAGAGCATCCCAAGAATGGGGTTTCTTCCAAGTATTGAATCATGGGATTTCTCGTGAAATATTGGACAAAATGAGATCAGAGCAAATCAAGGCTTTCAAGAAACCATTTCATGAGAAGATGAACGAAAGTGGTTTCGGCCTCTTGGCCGGCAGTTACCGTTGGGGGACGCCTTCAGCTACTTGCCTGAAGCAGTTGGCTTGGTCGGAAGCTTTTCACGTACCTCTCAATGCTATCTCAGGTTTAGGTGGTCGCAGTAGT CTCAGCTCAACAATGGAAAAATTTGCCAAAACAATGTCTGAGCTAGCACATAAGCTAGCAGAGATTTTGGCAGAAAATATGGGTCATAAGTCGACATTCTTCAGGCAAACATGTTTGCCAAGCACCTGCTATCTTCGAATGAATCGATATCCACCGTGTCCCATATCTCCTCGAGTGTACGGCTTGATGCCTCACACCGATAGCGATTTCATCACAGTACTGCACCAAGATCAGATTGGAGGATTGCAATTAGTGAAGGATGGCAAGTGGATTTCTGTTAAACCCAATCCTGAAGCCTTAATCATCAATATTGGAGATTTGTTTcag GCATGGAGCAATGGTGTGTATAAAAGTGTTGAACACAGGGTTGTGACCAATATGCTAAAGGAGAGGTATTccattgcatttttcttgtgtCCGTCCTATGAAACTACAATCAAGAGCTGCGTGGATCCTTCAGTTTACAGAAAATTTAGCTTTAGGGAGTACAGAGATCAGGTTCAAGAGGACGTCAAAAAGTTCGGTTACAAAGTAGGTCTGACTAGATTTCTCGTATGA